A single region of the Bdellovibrio bacteriovorus genome encodes:
- a CDS encoding ExbD/TolR family protein, whose protein sequence is MGNGGGKSKSRATLSEINVTPLVDVMLVLLIMFMVTTPLMQQGIEVDLPKTSSSGVELNEEPFVLVIGPDQKMTVAKTKIAMNELRPKLKAIFENKKNKQVYIQADRKVDYGFVAEAMAEVRAAGIFNIGLITVPKDQ, encoded by the coding sequence ATGGGTAATGGGGGCGGAAAATCAAAAAGCCGCGCAACATTAAGTGAGATCAACGTGACGCCTTTAGTGGACGTCATGCTGGTACTTCTCATTATGTTCATGGTGACGACTCCGCTGATGCAACAAGGAATCGAAGTGGATCTTCCGAAGACCTCGTCCTCGGGAGTGGAGTTGAACGAAGAGCCTTTTGTTTTGGTGATTGGACCGGACCAAAAGATGACAGTGGCAAAAACGAAAATTGCCATGAATGAGCTTCGTCCAAAATTAAAAGCTATTTTTGAAAATAAAAAGAACAAACAAGTTTATATCCAAGCAGACCGCAAAGTAGATTACGGCTTCGTCGCGGAAGCTATGGCGGAAGTGCGCGCTGCCGGGATCTTTAACATCGGCCTTATCACGGTTCCAAAAGATCAGTGA
- a CDS encoding cell envelope integrity protein TolA, protein MNYLEEEKQQDDQLSRGIGISIALHAAIISVFTLKAVFFTPEPIDFSQAVRVDMVGLPDKVEPKTLPAPAKEEAKAALPEKNQAEEKTVEKPPEKVVEKKTPPKPEPAKPVAKKEDGVNLEKVKSQQQSALEKLKAMAALDKIKNDVAEEKRKAAAGAGKSDSGAQKIKGNVLSPGTSLTGLTKLQHDTYASDLDKHIKNHWALPEWLAKRDFKAQAVVFIDSRGNILGRKIVKSSGNPSYDEAVLQTIDNSAPFPAPPEKFLAIVSVDGIMIGFPE, encoded by the coding sequence GTGAACTATTTAGAAGAAGAAAAACAGCAAGACGATCAACTTTCTCGCGGCATAGGGATTTCTATTGCTTTGCACGCGGCTATTATTTCAGTGTTCACACTGAAAGCTGTTTTCTTTACTCCCGAACCTATTGATTTTTCTCAAGCTGTCCGCGTGGACATGGTGGGACTTCCAGATAAAGTAGAACCAAAGACTTTGCCAGCTCCTGCGAAAGAAGAGGCGAAGGCCGCCTTGCCGGAAAAAAATCAGGCCGAGGAAAAAACTGTGGAAAAACCACCTGAAAAAGTGGTTGAAAAGAAAACTCCGCCGAAGCCAGAGCCCGCTAAACCTGTGGCTAAAAAAGAAGACGGCGTAAATCTTGAAAAAGTAAAATCGCAACAGCAAAGTGCGCTGGAAAAACTAAAAGCCATGGCGGCCTTAGATAAAATCAAGAATGATGTCGCTGAAGAAAAGCGCAAGGCCGCAGCCGGTGCGGGAAAATCGGATTCAGGCGCCCAGAAAATCAAAGGCAATGTGTTGTCACCGGGAACATCTTTAACCGGACTCACAAAACTTCAGCATGATACCTATGCCTCTGACTTAGATAAACACATCAAAAACCACTGGGCTCTTCCTGAGTGGTTAGCAAAGCGCGACTTCAAGGCACAAGCGGTTGTCTTTATTGATTCGCGCGGAAACATCTTAGGCAGAAAAATTGTTAAAAGTAGCGGCAATCCCAGTTACGATGAAGCGGTATTGCAAACTATTGATAACTCGGCCCCCTTCCCGGCTCCGCCAGAGAAGTTTTTGGCCATCGTATCCGTAGATGGAATTATGATCGGATTCCCAGAATAG
- the sufD gene encoding Fe-S cluster assembly protein SufD produces MNLLSTYEKFSQTQPAEGALASFRQAGFDYASRKGLPTRKDEEWHYTSVKVLGETEYTPSAVNPFEPSHDTVVTIKKYLNPEFINIVFFNGVLNKTLSEELPMGFSLRELSEYPTQFDDTFDALNGAYLSKPFVLSLAKETSVEKPVNFVFFTSTEGGSPLMVNPRISVNIGARSSVKILESYYGPATSYFVNSVMDLHVGESAKVVYVRVQGEGESAVNIGRTRLTVEKNANVESLAFATGAMLSRHSLDVTLTGQGSSTEILGVYAVSGKQHVDNTSLINHQVGECHTNQLYKGILDGESRSVFSGKVLIQKGAQKADSAQLNNNLLLSSKAEADSKPGLEVYADDVKAAHGSTVGQLNREELFYLQSRAIPKSKAIPMLSYGFLSEVIYKISDDSIQKWLTRHLDEAFTRLHVIG; encoded by the coding sequence ATGAATTTGCTTTCAACCTATGAAAAATTCAGTCAAACACAACCGGCAGAAGGAGCTTTGGCTTCTTTCCGTCAGGCAGGGTTTGACTATGCTTCTCGCAAGGGTCTTCCGACCCGCAAAGATGAAGAGTGGCATTATACTAGCGTAAAAGTTCTGGGAGAGACGGAATACACTCCAAGTGCCGTAAATCCTTTTGAACCTAGCCACGACACCGTGGTGACGATCAAAAAGTATTTGAATCCAGAATTTATCAACATCGTTTTCTTTAACGGTGTCTTGAATAAAACTTTATCTGAAGAATTGCCGATGGGCTTTTCTTTGCGCGAGCTTTCAGAGTATCCGACTCAATTCGATGATACTTTTGATGCTCTGAACGGCGCTTATCTTTCGAAGCCGTTTGTTCTTTCGCTCGCGAAAGAAACCTCTGTGGAAAAACCTGTGAATTTCGTGTTTTTCACTTCTACGGAAGGTGGCAGCCCTTTGATGGTGAATCCGCGTATTTCAGTAAACATCGGCGCGCGTTCCTCTGTTAAGATTTTAGAAAGCTACTACGGGCCAGCCACTTCTTATTTCGTGAACTCTGTAATGGATCTTCACGTAGGTGAAAGTGCGAAGGTCGTTTACGTGCGTGTTCAAGGTGAAGGGGAGTCGGCGGTGAATATCGGTCGCACTCGTCTTACAGTTGAAAAGAACGCGAATGTGGAAAGCTTGGCTTTTGCGACGGGTGCGATGTTGTCTCGTCACTCTTTAGATGTGACTTTAACGGGCCAAGGCTCTTCAACAGAGATCTTGGGTGTTTACGCCGTCAGCGGCAAACAACACGTCGATAACACATCTTTGATCAACCATCAGGTTGGTGAATGTCACACGAATCAGCTTTATAAAGGCATCTTGGATGGAGAATCCCGCTCTGTATTTAGCGGTAAAGTTCTAATCCAAAAAGGCGCGCAGAAAGCGGATTCAGCTCAGCTGAATAATAATTTGCTTTTAAGCTCTAAGGCTGAAGCGGATAGCAAGCCTGGTTTAGAAGTTTATGCTGATGACGTAAAGGCAGCGCACGGTTCGACGGTGGGTCAATTGAATCGCGAAGAGCTTTTCTATTTACAATCACGTGCGATTCCCAAGTCAAAAGCCATTCCGATGCTAAGCTACGGTTTTCTTTCTGAAGTTATTTATAAAATTTCTGACGACAGCATTCAAAAATGGCTGACTCGTCATTTGGATGAAGCGTTCACGCGTCTTCATGTAATTGGATAG
- the sufB gene encoding Fe-S cluster assembly protein SufB: protein MDNKSSNNPLESYEYKYGFTTDIETDDVQKGLNEDIIRLISQKKNEPEWMLEYRLKAYRHWLTMVEPTWAHVSYPKIDFQDIRYYSAPKKQAEADKPKSLDDLDPELIKTFEKLGIPLSEQKRISGIAVDVVFDSVSVGTTHTEVLEKAGVIFCSISEAVQKHPELVKKYLGSVVPYTDNYYAALNAAVFTDGSFCYIPKGVRCPIDLSTYFRINAKDTGQFERTLLVCDEGGYVNYLEGCTAPQRDENQLHAAVVELVALDDAEIKYSTVQNWYTGDKEGRGGIYNFVTKRGKAAGKRSKISWTQVESGSAITWKYPSCILQGDYSEGAFYSVALTHDLMQADTGTKMIHIGKNTKSTIISKGISTDKSSNAYRGQVKIMPSAENARNYSQCDSMLVGDKCSASTYPYIEVKNKSAMIEHEATTSRISEDQIFYLQSRGLDMEKTISMLVNGFCKEVFKELPLEFAVEAVKLIEMKLENSVG from the coding sequence ATGGACAATAAATCCTCCAACAACCCTCTTGAGTCTTACGAATACAAATACGGTTTTACGACAGATATCGAAACCGACGACGTTCAAAAAGGTTTGAACGAAGACATCATTCGTTTGATCTCGCAAAAGAAAAATGAACCTGAATGGATGTTAGAATATCGTCTGAAGGCTTATCGTCATTGGCTAACAATGGTAGAGCCAACATGGGCGCATGTTTCTTATCCGAAGATTGATTTCCAGGATATTCGTTACTATTCCGCTCCCAAAAAACAGGCGGAAGCTGATAAACCAAAATCTTTGGATGATTTAGATCCCGAGCTGATCAAGACATTTGAAAAGCTAGGCATCCCTTTATCTGAACAGAAACGTATTTCTGGTATTGCCGTTGACGTGGTTTTTGACTCCGTCTCTGTCGGCACGACACACACAGAAGTTTTGGAGAAAGCGGGAGTTATTTTCTGCTCTATTTCTGAAGCTGTGCAAAAGCATCCAGAACTTGTTAAAAAATATCTGGGTTCGGTTGTTCCTTACACTGACAACTACTATGCGGCTTTGAATGCCGCTGTCTTTACAGATGGTTCTTTCTGCTACATCCCTAAAGGTGTTCGTTGTCCGATTGATCTTTCCACTTACTTCCGTATCAATGCGAAGGACACAGGTCAGTTTGAAAGAACTCTGTTGGTTTGTGATGAAGGTGGTTACGTGAATTATCTTGAGGGCTGTACAGCGCCTCAACGTGACGAAAATCAATTACATGCCGCTGTTGTTGAATTGGTAGCTTTGGATGATGCAGAGATCAAGTACTCGACAGTTCAAAACTGGTACACGGGTGATAAAGAAGGTCGCGGTGGTATCTACAACTTCGTAACGAAGCGTGGAAAAGCGGCCGGCAAGCGTTCAAAAATTTCTTGGACACAAGTAGAGTCAGGCTCTGCGATCACTTGGAAATATCCTTCTTGTATTTTACAAGGCGATTATTCTGAAGGCGCTTTCTATTCTGTGGCTTTGACTCATGATCTGATGCAGGCCGATACCGGCACGAAGATGATCCACATCGGTAAGAACACAAAGAGCACAATCATCTCAAAAGGTATTTCAACGGATAAGTCTTCAAATGCTTACCGTGGCCAAGTAAAAATCATGCCTTCAGCAGAAAACGCACGAAATTATTCTCAGTGTGATTCGATGCTTGTGGGTGATAAGTGCAGTGCTAGTACTTATCCATATATTGAAGTGAAAAATAAGTCTGCCATGATTGAGCACGAAGCGACGACTTCACGTATCAGTGAAGATCAGATCTTCTATTTGCAATCTCGTGGTTTGGACATGGAAAAAACAATTTCGATGCTCGTTAACGGTTTCTGTAAAGAGGTCTTTAAAGAATTACCTCTAGAATTTGCCGTAGAAGCCGTGAAGTTGATTGAAATGAAATTGGAAAACAGCGTGGGTTAA
- the sufC gene encoding Fe-S cluster assembly ATPase SufC — translation MLEIKNLHARVEEKEILKGLNLTIKPGEVHAIMGPNGSGKSTLSKVLAGHPAYEVTGGEVKYEVNFQMKNLLELEPDERAKEGIFLAFQYPIEVPGVSNFTFLHTSFNSILQHQGSEPMPEGEFREFLVQKLKLVGMKPEYLDRPVNTGFSGGEKKKNEILQMAVLSPRLALLDETDSGLDIDALRIVSEGVNKLRRKDNAIVMVTHYQRLLDYIKPDYVHVLLGGKIVETGDSSLALKLEDKGYDWLT, via the coding sequence ATGTTAGAAATTAAAAACCTCCATGCACGTGTTGAAGAAAAAGAAATTCTTAAAGGTTTGAACCTGACAATCAAGCCAGGTGAAGTCCATGCGATCATGGGACCCAACGGTTCTGGTAAATCGACTTTGTCTAAAGTTCTTGCGGGTCATCCTGCTTACGAAGTGACTGGTGGCGAAGTAAAATACGAAGTGAACTTCCAAATGAAAAATCTTTTAGAGCTTGAGCCGGATGAAAGAGCGAAAGAAGGCATTTTCTTGGCGTTCCAGTATCCTATCGAAGTTCCGGGCGTATCTAACTTCACATTCTTGCACACGTCTTTTAACTCGATCTTGCAACACCAAGGTTCTGAACCCATGCCTGAAGGGGAGTTCCGTGAATTCCTCGTTCAGAAATTAAAACTTGTCGGCATGAAGCCAGAGTACTTGGATCGTCCGGTGAACACAGGTTTTTCTGGCGGTGAAAAAAAGAAGAATGAAATTCTGCAAATGGCGGTTTTATCTCCGCGCTTAGCTCTTCTTGACGAGACAGATTCAGGTCTTGATATCGATGCTCTTCGCATTGTTTCTGAAGGTGTGAACAAGCTTCGTCGTAAAGACAACGCGATCGTTATGGTCACTCACTACCAAAGACTTCTTGATTATATCAAGCCTGACTACGTTCACGTTTTGTTGGGTGGAAAGATCGTTGAAACTGGCGACAGCTCTTTGGCCTTGAAACTTGAAGACAAAGGGTATGACTGGTTGACGTAA
- the tolQ gene encoding protein TolQ, with amino-acid sequence MSALFVNVAQAAPSVSVNTSSMDAIFQASPVVQLTLLILILLSVFCWAIGFTKYQTFKKMNNSDELFLSKFWKVNSLDTLYEDIDQYNDSSIARVFKAAYLEMKKISESPLLAKTEGDKPILSGIDNLQRVLNKASENEISKLESRLTVLATTGSTGPFIGLFGTVWGIMGSFHKIGQTGTASLAVVAPGISEALIATAIGLAAAIPAVVLYNNFISRIRKQEIALNNFNADFLNIVKRNFFQGN; translated from the coding sequence ATGTCCGCTTTATTTGTTAACGTGGCTCAGGCCGCACCCTCTGTGTCAGTGAACACAAGCTCCATGGATGCAATTTTTCAAGCAAGCCCTGTCGTTCAATTGACCCTGTTAATCCTTATTCTTCTTTCGGTTTTCTGTTGGGCCATTGGTTTCACAAAATACCAAACGTTTAAAAAGATGAATAACTCGGACGAACTTTTCTTAAGCAAATTCTGGAAAGTGAATTCCCTTGATACACTTTATGAAGATATCGACCAATATAATGATTCTTCAATCGCGCGTGTGTTTAAGGCGGCGTATCTTGAAATGAAAAAGATTTCTGAATCTCCTCTTTTGGCAAAAACAGAAGGTGATAAACCGATTCTTTCTGGCATCGACAATCTTCAACGTGTCCTTAATAAAGCTTCTGAAAACGAAATTTCCAAATTGGAATCTCGTTTAACTGTTTTAGCGACGACGGGAAGTACAGGCCCTTTCATCGGTCTTTTCGGAACGGTATGGGGGATCATGGGCTCTTTCCATAAAATCGGTCAAACCGGAACAGCCAGCCTTGCGGTTGTAGCGCCGGGTATCTCGGAAGCATTGATTGCGACAGCGATCGGTCTTGCGGCGGCAATTCCAGCCGTTGTTTTGTATAACAATTTTATCTCTCGCATTCGCAAACAAGAAATCGCTCTGAACAACTTCAACGCGGACTTCTTGAACATTGTTAAACGCAACTTCTTCCAAGGAAACTAA
- a CDS encoding aminotransferase class V-fold PLP-dependent enzyme codes for MSQLEQIFTSVRNEFPALTQKVHGKNLIYLDSGATTLKPKSVIDRITHFYSFETSNVHRGAHYLGDVATQAFESARNSVAQFLNARMSEEIVFVRGTTEGVNLVAHSWAMMNLKAGDEILITVMEHHGNIVPWQMVAEKVGAKVLAADILDNGELNIEDFKKKLSSKTKMVAFTGCSNVLGTNNDMKLLTKLAHEVGAKVLIDGAQVVSQAKVDVQDIDCDFFVFSAHKVFGPFGMGVVYGKKEILDGMSPYQGGGSMIAKVTVEKTTYNDVPFRFEAGTPHIEGAVGLHAAIDFVNRIGLDKIHSYEMDLLKYATEKLSAIPDVKIFGTSENKGPILSFNIKGAHHSDVGQILDQEGVAVRAGHHCTQPLMTRLGVPGTVRASFSVYNNRQDIDALVKAVAKAREMLL; via the coding sequence ATGAGTCAACTAGAACAGATCTTCACCTCAGTAAGAAATGAATTCCCCGCACTGACACAAAAGGTGCATGGGAAGAATTTGATTTATTTGGATAGCGGCGCAACAACGTTGAAGCCGAAGTCGGTGATTGATCGTATTACTCATTTTTATTCATTTGAAACTTCCAACGTGCATCGTGGTGCGCATTACTTAGGTGATGTTGCCACTCAAGCCTTTGAGTCGGCTCGTAATAGCGTGGCTCAATTCTTAAACGCGCGTATGTCGGAAGAGATCGTTTTTGTTCGCGGCACCACTGAGGGTGTGAACCTTGTTGCTCACTCGTGGGCGATGATGAATCTAAAAGCCGGCGACGAAATCCTAATTACGGTGATGGAACATCACGGGAATATCGTTCCTTGGCAAATGGTCGCCGAAAAAGTCGGCGCGAAAGTGCTGGCGGCAGACATTTTAGATAATGGCGAACTGAATATTGAAGATTTCAAAAAGAAACTTTCTTCTAAAACAAAAATGGTGGCTTTCACGGGCTGCTCGAATGTTTTAGGCACGAACAATGATATGAAACTTTTGACGAAGCTTGCTCATGAAGTGGGCGCAAAAGTTCTTATTGATGGTGCCCAAGTTGTTTCTCAGGCCAAAGTGGATGTGCAGGACATCGATTGTGATTTCTTTGTATTTTCGGCTCATAAGGTTTTCGGACCTTTCGGTATGGGTGTAGTTTACGGAAAAAAAGAAATTCTAGATGGAATGTCTCCGTATCAGGGTGGCGGCAGTATGATTGCTAAAGTCACTGTTGAAAAGACGACTTACAACGATGTGCCTTTCCGTTTTGAAGCCGGAACGCCACATATTGAAGGCGCGGTCGGATTGCATGCGGCGATTGATTTCGTCAACCGCATTGGACTAGATAAAATCCACAGCTATGAAATGGATCTTTTAAAGTATGCGACTGAAAAGTTGTCAGCGATTCCAGATGTGAAAATCTTCGGAACTTCTGAAAACAAAGGTCCTATTCTTTCCTTTAATATTAAAGGAGCTCACCATTCTGACGTAGGACAAATCCTAGATCAGGAAGGTGTTGCCGTTCGCGCGGGTCACCATTGCACTCAGCCTTTAATGACTAGACTGGGTGTGCCTGGGACAGTGCGCGCTTCTTTTTCCGTGTATAATAATCGTCAAGATATAGACGCTTTAGTAAAAGCCGTGGCGAAAGCCCGGGAGATGTTGTTATGA
- a CDS encoding RrF2 family transcriptional regulator, whose translation MNKINRKLEYALMALKHMSKKIPGELTSAKEVSDSFNTPFDATARVMQQMAQKGILRAEYGANGGYQITKDLSKVSIHDLVEIIEGPTALVKCLHKEAPCEIQGTCNIVSPITQLNHRLTEFYRSLSLKELLVDKSSLAGKKSAEAEAHGQ comes from the coding sequence ATGAACAAGATCAACCGCAAACTCGAATACGCCCTCATGGCTTTAAAGCACATGAGTAAAAAGATTCCTGGCGAATTGACGTCCGCGAAAGAAGTTTCCGATTCTTTTAATACGCCTTTTGATGCGACAGCTCGAGTTATGCAACAAATGGCACAAAAAGGAATTCTTCGCGCCGAATATGGTGCTAACGGTGGTTACCAAATCACGAAGGATCTTTCTAAAGTTTCTATCCACGATCTTGTGGAAATCATCGAAGGCCCAACGGCTTTGGTGAAGTGCCTTCATAAAGAGGCTCCTTGTGAAATTCAAGGAACTTGCAACATTGTTTCACCCATCACTCAACTTAATCATCGTCTCACGGAATTCTATCGAAGCCTGAGTTTGAAAGAGCTGCTTGTGGATAAATCATCATTGGCTGGCAAAAAGTCAGCGGAGGCTGAGGCTCATGGACAATAA
- a CDS encoding NifU family protein: MSSQDVLIRIQATPNPNAWKFVLDRPVLNEGKATYADAKEADQSLLASALFQVEGVRQVHFFQNVITITHNFDADPEEIQKNVCAVIQTRMPVHNPNQTQMDEKKLRRASLPPEVQRIEEILDETVRPGLQGDGGDLDVVKYEDNKLYVFYQGACGTCPSATSGTLMAIEGILRDQFNSEIEVIPV; this comes from the coding sequence ATGAGCAGCCAAGATGTACTCATCCGTATTCAAGCGACTCCAAATCCCAATGCTTGGAAATTTGTATTGGATCGCCCTGTATTGAATGAAGGCAAAGCCACTTACGCTGATGCCAAAGAAGCTGATCAAAGCTTGCTGGCTTCCGCCTTATTTCAAGTCGAAGGTGTTCGTCAGGTTCACTTCTTTCAGAATGTGATCACGATCACGCACAACTTCGATGCGGATCCCGAAGAAATTCAAAAGAATGTATGCGCTGTGATCCAAACGCGCATGCCCGTGCACAATCCTAATCAGACGCAAATGGATGAAAAGAAATTGCGTCGTGCAAGTCTTCCTCCGGAAGTTCAGCGCATTGAAGAAATTTTGGATGAAACGGTTCGTCCTGGTTTGCAAGGCGATGGCGGTGACTTGGATGTGGTGAAATACGAAGACAATAAGCTTTACGTGTTTTATCAAGGGGCTTGCGGAACTTGCCCAAGTGCTACATCAGGAACTTTGATGGCGATCGAAGGAATTCTTCGTGATCAATTCAATTCCGAAATCGAAGTGATTCCGGTTTAA
- a CDS encoding PD40 domain-containing protein, with protein sequence MMKQLLALLLVLGICPLFAQAQSSGIYIKLGEARTKKSLLALPAIQYFGSPSAGSKNQSVGVEIFNTITNDLTVSAYFQFISQSAFLEDTSKTGLMPAPGSPNGFKFQSWSAIGADFLIRAGYSIVGNELTLETYLYHVPRANLIAGKKYKGPVSSARRIAHTFSNDVLKALTGKEGPFLSKVVASSDRANAQTKEIFVMDWDGANMEQVSSHRSISISPAWSPDGKKIAYTSYVKRVGAKFRNADMLLLDLGTGRRSLISYRQGINSGAAFSPDNRHIYLTISQGNSPDIYKMTLDGTLVGKITNGPSGAMNVEPTVSNDGKLSFSSDRAGRPMIYTANSDGSAVKRITFAGVFNSSPSWSPDGSKIAFAGQSEDHFDIFVMNADGTGMIRLTSAKRPNGKWASNEDPSFSPDGRFVMYTSNRTGKNQIYISTVDGTEERRVTTDNYNYYKPKWSKNIE encoded by the coding sequence ATGATGAAGCAGCTCTTAGCCTTGCTCCTTGTATTAGGCATTTGTCCTTTATTCGCTCAAGCTCAGTCGAGCGGGATCTATATTAAATTAGGTGAAGCTCGCACGAAAAAAAGTTTATTGGCCTTGCCCGCAATTCAATATTTTGGATCTCCTTCTGCTGGATCAAAAAATCAGTCCGTGGGTGTTGAAATTTTTAATACCATTACGAATGACCTGACCGTGTCTGCTTACTTCCAGTTCATCAGCCAAAGTGCTTTTCTTGAAGACACAAGCAAAACGGGATTGATGCCTGCGCCGGGATCTCCGAATGGATTTAAGTTTCAAAGCTGGTCCGCTATTGGCGCCGACTTCTTAATCCGTGCGGGATACTCAATCGTAGGTAACGAATTAACTTTAGAGACCTATCTTTACCACGTTCCACGCGCGAACTTGATCGCCGGGAAGAAATATAAAGGCCCTGTTTCCAGCGCACGTCGTATTGCTCATACGTTCTCTAACGACGTTCTTAAAGCTTTAACTGGTAAAGAAGGTCCTTTCCTTTCAAAAGTAGTTGCCTCTTCGGATCGCGCCAACGCACAAACAAAAGAGATTTTTGTGATGGATTGGGATGGCGCAAATATGGAACAAGTTTCCAGCCATCGCAGTATTTCAATTTCTCCGGCTTGGTCTCCTGATGGAAAGAAAATTGCTTATACGTCTTACGTAAAGCGTGTAGGTGCGAAATTTAGAAACGCGGATATGCTTTTGTTAGATTTAGGCACAGGCCGCCGTTCTTTAATTTCTTATCGCCAAGGTATTAACTCGGGCGCGGCGTTTTCACCTGACAACCGTCACATCTATTTGACGATCTCTCAAGGAAACAGTCCTGATATTTACAAAATGACTTTAGATGGAACACTTGTTGGCAAAATCACCAATGGTCCTTCTGGCGCGATGAACGTAGAGCCGACTGTCTCTAACGATGGAAAGCTTTCTTTTTCTTCAGACCGTGCGGGTCGCCCGATGATCTATACAGCTAATAGCGATGGTTCCGCGGTAAAACGTATTACTTTTGCGGGTGTCTTTAACTCTTCACCAAGCTGGTCTCCAGACGGTTCTAAAATCGCTTTTGCTGGACAGAGTGAAGACCACTTCGACATCTTCGTGATGAACGCAGACGGAACCGGAATGATCCGCCTGACTTCGGCGAAACGACCTAATGGCAAATGGGCTAGCAACGAAGATCCTTCGTTTTCTCCAGATGGCCGTTTTGTGATGTACACAAGCAACCGCACGGGAAAAAATCAGATCTATATTTCTACTGTGGACGGAACTGAAGAGCGTCGCGTGACGACAGATAACTACAACTACTACAAACCAAAGTGGTCTAAAAACATTGAGTAA